The Pseudomonas sp. TH06 genome has a window encoding:
- a CDS encoding TonB-dependent receptor has protein sequence MKLSRLALPFFLLPTASALADTFERDQALKLPDTLISANRQVEARNDSSAANTVFTREDIDRLQPNDVPDLLRRVPGVQVAQTGGRGSLPGIYIRGTQSAQSLVLVDGQRIGSSTSGDSNLQHLNIEQIERVEVLRGSRSVIYGSDAIGGVIQIFTRRGSEQGLQPRLHVGFGSNQTWERSLGLSGGDDKTRFNLGASLDETAGIDRTHESYPSDGDHDAYRNKSISLSLSHALTDDIEVGANLLDNRGKSEFDNPFGRFDMNTFESVQQQPYSDFNVSSVSSYVDARVNETWKTRVEFGHTENREKTLDKLSDERTVFNTYRDSVNWQNDLTLDARNSLILGGDWYEDRVNSSTAFDEDSRWNRAAFIQHRYQADSFSTELGLRHDDNQQFGSQNTWSGTFTLPLNPDNDLLLSYSEGFRAPTFNDLYYPDFSNPNLKPETSKSYELQWRSQLSDSSSLEASLYRTDLEDAIIFGSNSRPENVASARINGFEAALKQELFGWQSNLGVAIIDPRDRDTGHTLARRARRTLSWDLDRQFDRLSLGASWQAVSSSYDDKDNTQALAGYALFGLRSSWALNREIKLDLKVDNLLDKGYSRANYSYDGSQYGYREEGREWMFGVTWTPQL, from the coding sequence ATGAAACTCTCGCGCCTCGCCCTGCCCTTCTTCCTGTTGCCAACTGCCAGCGCCCTCGCTGACACCTTCGAACGCGACCAGGCCTTGAAGCTGCCTGACACGCTGATCAGCGCCAACCGCCAGGTCGAAGCACGCAACGACAGCAGCGCGGCCAACACGGTGTTCACCCGCGAGGACATCGACCGCCTGCAACCGAACGATGTGCCGGACCTGCTGCGGCGCGTGCCGGGGGTGCAAGTGGCACAGACCGGTGGGCGCGGCAGTCTGCCCGGGATTTACATTCGCGGCACGCAATCGGCACAGAGCCTGGTGCTGGTCGATGGCCAACGCATCGGCAGTTCGACCTCTGGTGACAGCAACCTGCAACATCTGAACATCGAACAGATCGAGCGCGTTGAAGTGCTGCGCGGTTCACGTTCGGTGATTTACGGCAGCGATGCGATTGGCGGGGTGATTCAGATCTTCACTCGCCGAGGCAGTGAACAAGGTTTGCAGCCACGCCTGCATGTCGGCTTTGGCAGCAACCAGACCTGGGAACGCAGCCTCGGACTGTCCGGCGGCGATGACAAAACCCGCTTCAACCTTGGCGCCAGCCTTGATGAAACCGCCGGCATTGATCGCACCCACGAGTCGTATCCCAGCGATGGCGATCACGACGCTTACCGCAACAAGTCCATCAGCCTGAGCCTCAGCCATGCGCTGACCGACGACATCGAAGTCGGTGCCAACCTGCTGGATAACCGTGGCAAGAGTGAGTTCGACAACCCGTTCGGCCGCTTCGACATGAACACCTTCGAATCGGTCCAGCAGCAGCCCTACAGCGATTTCAACGTCAGCAGCGTCAGCAGTTACGTCGATGCCCGGGTCAACGAAACCTGGAAAACCCGCGTCGAATTCGGCCACACCGAGAACCGCGAAAAGACTCTCGACAAGCTCAGCGACGAACGCACGGTGTTCAACACCTATCGCGACTCGGTGAACTGGCAGAACGACCTGACCCTCGACGCACGTAACAGCCTGATCCTTGGCGGCGACTGGTATGAAGATCGGGTCAACAGCAGTACCGCGTTCGACGAAGACAGCCGCTGGAACCGCGCGGCATTCATCCAACATCGCTATCAGGCCGACAGTTTTTCCACTGAACTGGGTCTGCGCCATGACGATAACCAGCAGTTTGGCAGCCAGAACACCTGGAGCGGCACCTTCACCCTGCCGCTGAACCCGGACAACGACTTGTTGCTCAGCTACAGCGAAGGCTTCCGCGCACCGACCTTCAACGACCTGTACTACCCGGATTTCAGCAACCCGAACCTGAAACCGGAAACTTCGAAAAGCTACGAGCTGCAATGGCGTAGCCAGTTGAGCGACAGCAGTAGCCTGGAGGCCTCGCTGTATCGTACGGACCTTGAGGACGCGATTATCTTCGGCAGCAACTCACGGCCGGAAAACGTCGCCTCGGCACGAATCAACGGCTTCGAAGCCGCGTTGAAACAGGAGCTGTTCGGCTGGCAGAGCAACCTTGGCGTGGCGATCATCGATCCCCGTGACCGCGACACCGGCCATACCCTGGCGCGGCGTGCGCGGCGGACGCTGAGCTGGGATCTGGATCGGCAATTCGATCGCCTGAGCCTCGGCGCCAGTTGGCAGGCGGTGAGCAGCAGCTATGACGACAAGGACAATACGCAGGCGTTGGCCGGTTACGCACTGTTCGGCTTGCGCAGCAGCTGGGCGCTGAACCGCGAGATCAAGCTGGATCTGAAGGTGGATAACCTGTTGGACAAGGGCTACAGCCGGGCGAATTACAGCTATGACGGCAGTCAGTATGGCTATCGCGAAGAAGGCCGGGAGTGGATGTTCGGCGTCACCTGGACTCCCCAGCTCTAA
- a CDS encoding cobalamin-binding protein, with protein sequence MRCLWLAVLLLAVSGPALASLRVVSLAPSLSEIVVELDSADLLVGVLDAGERPAAIAGVPSVGRYGQLDMEQLLSLKPDLLLLWPGSVGPAQRDQLKRLNIPTFVAEPHSLEQLSAQIEAIAARLGRPERGEKLAADLRKQLADLRQRYRRDAPLKVFYQVWDKPLYTVGGGQIISDALEVCGARNVFADLSLPAPQVSIEAVLQRNPEVILAGDQAQLDAWKSWPQVAAVAQGKLLLVTDKGLERPSGQMIEATAKLCRLIQPHQ encoded by the coding sequence ATGCGCTGCCTCTGGCTGGCGGTTCTGCTGCTGGCCGTCAGCGGCCCGGCGCTGGCGAGTCTGCGCGTGGTCAGTCTCGCGCCTTCCCTGTCTGAAATCGTCGTTGAGCTGGATTCCGCCGACCTGCTGGTCGGCGTGCTGGATGCTGGCGAGCGCCCGGCGGCCATAGCCGGGGTGCCTTCTGTTGGCCGCTATGGTCAGTTGGACATGGAACAACTGCTCAGCCTCAAACCTGATCTTCTGTTGCTCTGGCCCGGCAGTGTCGGCCCGGCGCAGCGTGATCAGCTCAAGCGTTTGAACATCCCCACATTCGTTGCCGAACCGCACAGCCTCGAACAGCTATCCGCGCAGATCGAAGCCATTGCCGCTCGACTCGGTCGGCCTGAGCGGGGGGAGAAACTGGCGGCGGATCTGCGTAAGCAACTTGCCGACCTACGTCAGCGCTATCGCCGGGACGCGCCGCTCAAGGTGTTCTATCAAGTCTGGGACAAGCCGTTGTACACGGTGGGCGGAGGGCAGATCATCAGTGATGCGCTGGAGGTGTGCGGGGCGCGTAACGTATTCGCCGACCTGAGTCTGCCGGCGCCGCAGGTGAGTATTGAAGCGGTGCTGCAGCGTAATCCCGAGGTGATTCTGGCGGGTGATCAGGCCCAGCTCGATGCGTGGAAGTCCTGGCCGCAGGTGGCGGCGGTGGCGCAGGGGAAGTTGCTGCTGGTCACCGACAAAGGCCTAGAACGTCCTAGCGGGCAGATGATCGAGGCGACAGCCAAGCTCTGCCGCCTGATTCAGCCACACCAGTAA
- the ribA gene encoding GTP cyclohydrolase II translates to MPVVFVAASKLPTPFAQFTMHGFLDEATGREHVVLSLGDFADGAPVLGRLHSECLTGDALFSQRCDCGSQLEGALKAIAREGRGVLLYLRQEGRGIGLLNKIRAYELQDGGADTVEANERLGFAADQRDYAMCLPMLEHLGVKSLRLMTNNPRKVKALTDMGITVAERVPLHTGHNPHNKLYLATKASKLDHMMGNEHQGEVDRA, encoded by the coding sequence GTGCCTGTCGTTTTTGTCGCCGCTTCCAAGCTGCCAACGCCTTTTGCGCAATTCACCATGCACGGTTTTCTCGATGAAGCCACCGGTCGCGAGCACGTTGTGCTGAGCCTGGGTGATTTCGCCGACGGTGCCCCGGTACTCGGCCGGTTGCACTCCGAATGCCTCACGGGCGATGCCTTGTTCAGCCAGCGTTGCGACTGCGGCTCGCAACTCGAAGGCGCGCTCAAAGCCATCGCTCGCGAAGGTCGCGGCGTATTGCTTTACCTGCGCCAGGAAGGCCGTGGCATTGGCCTGTTGAACAAGATCCGCGCCTACGAATTGCAGGACGGCGGCGCCGACACCGTTGAAGCCAATGAGCGGTTGGGTTTCGCCGCCGACCAGCGCGACTACGCCATGTGCCTGCCGATGCTCGAACATCTGGGCGTCAAGTCGTTGCGTCTGATGACCAACAACCCGCGCAAGGTCAAAGCCTTGACCGACATGGGCATCACCGTCGCCGAGCGCGTGCCGCTGCACACCGGGCACAACCCGCATAACAAACTCTACCTGGCGACCAAGGCCAGCAAGCTCGACCACATGATGGGCAACGAGCATCAGGGCGAGGTCGACCGCGCGTGA
- a CDS encoding phosphatidylglycerophosphatase A, with the protein MTDHPKQVPGEFVPPSVWRNPWHFLAFGFGSGTLPKAPGTWGSLVALPFIPLWQMLPDWGYWLMLGITMLFGFWLCGKVADDLRVHDHEGIVWDEMVGMWITLWLVPEGWYWLLAGFLMFRFFDILKPWPIRWIDRHVHGGVGIMLDDVLAGVFAWLAMQGLVWLFT; encoded by the coding sequence GTGACAGATCACCCTAAACAGGTTCCGGGCGAATTCGTGCCGCCGTCGGTCTGGCGCAATCCTTGGCATTTCCTCGCGTTCGGCTTTGGTTCCGGCACTCTGCCGAAAGCGCCGGGCACGTGGGGCTCGCTAGTTGCGCTACCCTTTATCCCGTTGTGGCAGATGTTGCCCGACTGGGGTTACTGGCTGATGCTCGGGATCACCATGCTGTTCGGCTTCTGGCTGTGCGGCAAGGTTGCCGATGATCTGCGGGTACACGACCACGAAGGCATCGTCTGGGACGAAATGGTCGGGATGTGGATCACCCTGTGGCTGGTGCCGGAAGGCTGGTACTGGTTGCTCGCGGGTTTCCTGATGTTCCGTTTCTTCGACATTCTCAAGCCTTGGCCGATTCGCTGGATCGATCGGCACGTGCATGGCGGCGTCGGCATTATGCTCGACGACGTGCTGGCCGGTGTCTTTGCCTGGCTGGCGATGCAAGGGCTGGTGTGGCTGTTCACCTGA
- a CDS encoding transporter substrate-binding domain-containing protein, whose product MARRWLAVGFFALLGTVAIAQNAAPTPAVIHLASEDWEDYTAADGHGLGWDVLRKVFEPAGVKLDIRTEPYTRSVGLAQRGEIDACVGSYHEEASDLLYPRWNFDTDHIYALGLASNPAPSPETLGNYRLAWVRGYDYQNYLPNVKSFNEVIRRTGILSMLTHNRVDYYIDALTEVDYVVGRAKDPSQFRKTHIAELPLYLCFANTPQARTLMALYDQRMEQLVKSGELKPIFEKWKQPYPFVSD is encoded by the coding sequence ATGGCTCGACGCTGGTTGGCTGTGGGGTTTTTTGCTCTGCTGGGGACTGTGGCCATTGCACAGAACGCTGCGCCGACGCCTGCGGTCATCCATCTGGCCAGTGAAGACTGGGAAGATTACACCGCCGCCGATGGTCACGGCCTCGGCTGGGACGTGTTGCGCAAGGTGTTCGAGCCGGCCGGGGTGAAACTCGACATTCGTACCGAGCCTTACACGCGTTCCGTGGGTCTGGCGCAACGCGGCGAAATCGATGCCTGTGTCGGTTCTTATCATGAAGAGGCCAGCGATCTGCTGTATCCACGCTGGAACTTCGATACCGATCATATCTATGCGCTGGGCCTTGCGAGCAATCCGGCACCAAGCCCGGAAACCCTGGGCAACTATCGACTGGCCTGGGTACGCGGCTACGACTACCAGAATTATTTGCCCAATGTGAAAAGCTTCAACGAAGTCATCCGGCGCACCGGGATTCTGTCGATGCTGACTCACAACCGCGTCGACTATTACATCGACGCGCTGACCGAAGTCGATTACGTGGTCGGCCGGGCCAAGGATCCGTCGCAGTTTCGCAAGACCCATATCGCCGAACTGCCGCTGTACCTGTGCTTTGCCAATACACCACAGGCGCGAACGTTGATGGCGTTGTATGACCAGCGCATGGAGCAGTTGGTGAAGAGCGGCGAGTTGAAGCCGATCTTCGAGAAGTGGAAACAGCCCTACCCATTCGTCTCTGACTGA
- the thiL gene encoding thiamine-phosphate kinase produces MGEFELIRNFFAAAPCAQGGEGVALGIGDDCALLAVPPGEQLAISTDTLVAGVHFADPCDPFLLGQRSLAVAVSDLAAMGATPVAFTLALTVPTVTADWLQAYARGLNRMAQSCGVALVGGDTTRGPLSLTVTVFGRVPAGQALTRGGAQPGDLLCVGGELGNAAGALPLVLGQRDAAADIGQPLLDHYWSPQPQLALGQALRGKATSALDISDGLLADCGHIALASKVRLEIEREHVPLSDALVAFLGQRGAERAALSGGDDYVLAFTLPSVELPALLAGGWPIHVIGRVTEGQGVALLDREGRDITPQIRGYQHFQETP; encoded by the coding sequence ATGGGCGAGTTTGAGCTGATCCGCAATTTCTTCGCCGCCGCGCCTTGTGCGCAGGGCGGCGAGGGCGTTGCACTGGGGATCGGCGATGACTGTGCCTTGCTCGCTGTTCCCCCCGGGGAACAGCTGGCAATTTCCACCGATACGCTGGTGGCCGGCGTGCATTTCGCCGACCCCTGCGATCCGTTTCTGCTCGGTCAGCGCTCGCTGGCCGTCGCGGTTAGCGATCTGGCCGCCATGGGCGCCACGCCCGTTGCCTTTACCCTTGCCCTGACTGTGCCGACGGTGACCGCCGATTGGCTGCAAGCCTATGCCCGTGGTTTGAACCGCATGGCACAAAGCTGCGGCGTCGCGTTGGTCGGCGGCGATACCACACGTGGGCCGTTGAGCCTGACGGTAACCGTGTTCGGTCGAGTGCCCGCCGGACAAGCCTTGACTCGCGGCGGCGCGCAACCAGGTGACTTGTTGTGCGTCGGCGGCGAGTTGGGCAATGCCGCTGGCGCGTTGCCGCTGGTACTGGGCCAGCGCGACGCCGCAGCGGACATTGGCCAGCCATTGCTCGACCATTATTGGTCGCCGCAACCGCAACTGGCCCTCGGCCAGGCATTGCGCGGCAAAGCCACTTCAGCGCTGGATATTTCCGACGGCTTGCTCGCCGATTGCGGTCATATCGCACTGGCATCGAAGGTGCGGCTTGAGATTGAACGCGAACACGTGCCGTTGTCGGATGCATTAGTGGCTTTTCTTGGCCAACGCGGCGCCGAACGGGCGGCATTGAGCGGTGGTGATGATTACGTGCTGGCGTTCACCCTGCCGTCCGTCGAGTTGCCGGCATTGCTGGCCGGCGGTTGGCCGATCCATGTGATCGGCCGTGTGACCGAGGGGCAGGGCGTGGCGCTGCTGGATCGCGAAGGGCGCGACATCACTCCGCAAATCCGGGGCTATCAACATTTTCAGGAGACACCGTGA
- the nusB gene encoding transcription antitermination factor NusB, whose product MISDESDRFNPREPRPTDAGKPSKSEKRRAARQLATQALYQRHMASTSLNEIEAQFRVDNDFTFADASYFHDILHGVPASLTEIDAALAPCLDLTIEELDPVELCVLRLSTWELLKRVDVPYRVVINEGIELAKVYGSTDGHKFVNGVLDKLAPRLREAEVKAFKR is encoded by the coding sequence GTGATTAGCGACGAAAGCGATCGTTTCAACCCGCGCGAACCGCGTCCAACGGACGCCGGCAAGCCTTCGAAAAGTGAAAAGCGCCGCGCTGCCCGTCAGCTGGCGACTCAAGCGTTGTACCAGCGCCACATGGCCAGTACTTCGCTGAACGAAATCGAAGCGCAGTTTCGCGTCGACAACGACTTCACCTTCGCCGATGCCAGCTACTTTCACGACATCCTGCACGGTGTTCCGGCCAGTCTGACCGAGATCGACGCTGCGTTGGCGCCGTGCCTGGACCTGACCATCGAAGAGCTGGACCCGGTTGAACTGTGCGTACTGCGCCTGTCGACCTGGGAACTGCTCAAGCGTGTCGATGTGCCGTACCGCGTTGTGATCAACGAAGGGATCGAACTGGCGAAAGTCTACGGTTCCACCGACGGTCACAAGTTCGTCAACGGCGTGCTCGACAAACTGGCCCCGCGCCTGCGTGAAGCTGAAGTGAAGGCGTTCAAGCGCTGA
- a CDS encoding MFS transporter, whose translation MTRGQVRRRLSVDWWKYLALALVPLFVLNALFGQSEGIMPVLAMPFFIAGVASMFVSLKFFGRYKHALIATQKALDTPEEPAAWIALAARRRSAFLAAALPAWIGALAVFVGLEAVPLMLLALSTAVLFYLYRIPRQLG comes from the coding sequence GTGACCCGCGGTCAGGTGCGCCGGCGTCTCAGCGTCGACTGGTGGAAATACCTGGCGCTGGCACTGGTGCCGCTGTTCGTCCTCAACGCACTGTTCGGTCAGAGCGAAGGGATCATGCCGGTGCTGGCGATGCCGTTCTTTATCGCCGGCGTGGCATCGATGTTTGTCAGCCTGAAGTTTTTCGGCCGCTATAAACACGCACTGATCGCTACCCAAAAAGCCCTCGATACCCCTGAAGAGCCTGCAGCGTGGATCGCTCTCGCGGCGCGTCGCCGCAGCGCCTTCCTTGCCGCTGCGTTACCGGCATGGATCGGCGCGCTGGCGGTGTTCGTCGGCCTCGAAGCGGTGCCGTTGATGCTGCTGGCGTTGTCCACGGCGGTGCTGTTCTACCTCTACCGTATTCCGCGTCAACTCGGTTGA
- the ribE gene encoding 6,7-dimethyl-8-ribityllumazine synthase: MTLKTIEGTFIAPKGRYALVVGRFNSFVVESLVSGAVDALVRHGVSESDITIIRAPGAFEIPLVAQKVAQKGEFAAIIALGAVIRGGTPHFEYVAGECTKGLAQVSMEFGVPVAFGVLTVDSIEQAIERSGTKAGNKGAEAALSALEMVSLLAQLEAK; encoded by the coding sequence ATGACCCTGAAGACCATCGAAGGTACCTTCATCGCCCCTAAAGGCCGCTACGCTTTGGTAGTGGGCCGTTTCAACAGCTTCGTCGTTGAAAGCCTGGTCAGCGGTGCAGTTGATGCCCTGGTTCGCCACGGCGTGAGCGAAAGCGACATCACCATCATCCGCGCACCTGGCGCCTTCGAAATCCCGCTGGTAGCGCAAAAAGTCGCCCAGAAAGGTGAGTTCGCAGCCATCATCGCCCTCGGCGCAGTCATTCGTGGCGGTACTCCGCACTTCGAATACGTGGCAGGCGAGTGCACCAAGGGTCTGGCCCAGGTGTCCATGGAGTTCGGCGTACCGGTCGCTTTCGGCGTCCTGACCGTTGATTCCATCGAGCAAGCCATCGAACGTTCCGGCACCAAAGCCGGTAACAAAGGTGCCGAAGCTGCCCTGTCCGCTCTGGAAATGGTCAGCCTGCTGGCGCAGTTGGAGGCCAAGTGA
- the dxs gene encoding 1-deoxy-D-xylulose-5-phosphate synthase gives MPTTFHEIPRKRPTTPLLDRANTPDGLRRLGEAELETLADELRLELLYTVGQTGGHFGAGLGVIELTIALHYVFDTPDDRLVWDVGHQAYPHKILTGRRERMETLRQKDGIAAFPRRAESEYDTFGVGHSSTSISAALGMAIAARLQNSDRKAIAVIGDGALTAGMAFEALNHAPEVDANMLVILNDNDMSISRNVGGLSNYLAKILSSRTYASMREGSKKVLSRLPGAWEIARRTEEYAKGMLVPGTLFEELGWNYIGPIDGHDLPTLIATLRNMRDLKGPQFLHIVTKKGKGFAPAEVDPIGYHAITKLEPVDAPAAAPKKAGGPKYSAVFGEWLCDMAAADPRLVGITPAMKEGSDLVAFSERFPLRYFDVAIAEQHAVTFAAGMACEGAKPVVAIYSTFLQRGYDQLVHDVAVQNLDVLFAIDRAGLVGEDGPTHAGSFDLSYLRCIPGMLIMTPSDENELRKMLTTGHLYNGPAAVRYPRGSGPNATIEKDLEPIEIGKGIVRRQGSNVALLVFGVQLAEALKVAEKLDATVVDMRFVKPLDEALVREIAGSHELLVTIEENAIMGGAGGAVSEFLARENILKSMLHLGLPDVYVEHAKPAQMLAECGLDEAGIEASIRERLALLNR, from the coding sequence ATGCCCACGACGTTTCATGAGATTCCCCGCAAGCGCCCGACCACGCCCCTGCTCGACCGCGCGAATACGCCGGACGGCCTGCGCCGGTTAGGCGAAGCCGAGCTGGAAACCCTGGCTGATGAGTTGCGCCTGGAATTGCTCTACACGGTCGGCCAGACCGGTGGGCATTTCGGTGCCGGCCTGGGCGTCATCGAGCTGACCATCGCGTTGCATTACGTCTTCGACACCCCGGACGACCGGCTGGTGTGGGACGTTGGTCATCAGGCTTATCCGCACAAGATCCTCACCGGTCGCCGCGAGCGCATGGAAACCCTGCGCCAGAAGGACGGCATTGCTGCCTTCCCGCGCCGCGCCGAGAGCGAGTACGACACCTTTGGCGTCGGCCACTCCAGCACCTCGATCAGTGCAGCGCTGGGCATGGCGATTGCCGCCCGCCTGCAAAACAGTGATCGCAAGGCCATTGCCGTGATTGGCGATGGCGCACTGACCGCTGGCATGGCTTTCGAGGCGCTGAACCACGCGCCGGAAGTCGATGCCAACATGTTGGTGATCCTCAACGACAACGACATGTCGATCTCGCGCAACGTCGGCGGCCTGTCGAATTATCTGGCGAAGATCCTCTCCAGCCGCACTTACGCGAGCATGCGTGAAGGCAGCAAGAAAGTCCTGTCGCGCCTGCCCGGCGCCTGGGAAATCGCCCGCCGCACTGAAGAATACGCAAAAGGCATGCTGGTCCCCGGCACCCTGTTCGAAGAGCTGGGCTGGAACTACATCGGCCCGATCGACGGCCACGACCTGCCGACACTGATCGCCACGTTGCGCAACATGCGTGATCTGAAAGGCCCGCAGTTCCTGCACATCGTCACCAAGAAAGGCAAAGGCTTCGCCCCGGCGGAAGTCGACCCGATTGGTTATCACGCGATCACCAAACTTGAACCTGTAGACGCCCCGGCTGCTGCGCCGAAAAAGGCTGGCGGACCGAAGTATTCGGCGGTGTTCGGCGAGTGGCTGTGCGACATGGCAGCGGCTGATCCACGTCTGGTCGGGATTACCCCGGCAATGAAGGAAGGCTCGGATCTGGTGGCGTTCAGCGAACGCTTCCCGCTGCGCTACTTCGACGTGGCGATTGCCGAACAGCACGCGGTGACGTTTGCTGCCGGCATGGCCTGCGAAGGCGCGAAACCGGTGGTGGCGATCTACTCGACATTCCTCCAGCGTGGCTACGATCAGCTCGTCCATGATGTCGCGGTGCAGAACCTCGACGTGCTGTTCGCCATCGACCGCGCCGGTCTGGTCGGCGAAGACGGCCCGACCCACGCCGGCAGCTTCGATCTGTCGTACCTGCGTTGCATCCCGGGCATGCTCATCATGACCCCGAGCGATGAAAACGAACTGCGCAAAATGCTCACCACCGGCCATCTGTACAACGGCCCGGCGGCGGTGCGTTACCCACGCGGCAGCGGCCCGAACGCGACCATCGAGAAAGACCTCGAACCTATCGAGATCGGTAAAGGCATCGTCCGTCGCCAGGGCAGCAACGTCGCCCTGCTGGTGTTCGGTGTGCAACTGGCCGAGGCGTTGAAAGTCGCCGAGAAGCTGGATGCAACGGTGGTCGACATGCGTTTCGTCAAACCGCTGGATGAAGCACTGGTGCGCGAGATCGCCGGCAGTCACGAGCTACTGGTGACTATCGAAGAGAACGCGATCATGGGCGGCGCCGGTGGTGCGGTCAGCGAATTTCTCGCACGCGAGAATATTCTCAAGTCGATGCTGCACCTGGGCTTGCCGGACGTTTACGTCGAGCACGCAAAGCCTGCACAGATGCTGGCCGAGTGCGGGCTGGATGAGGCTGGGATCGAAGCGTCGATTCGCGAACGTCTGGCCCTCCTCAACCGCTAA
- the ribBA gene encoding bifunctional 3,4-dihydroxy-2-butanone-4-phosphate synthase/GTP cyclohydrolase II, whose translation MALNSIEELVEDIRQGKMVILMDDEDRENEGDLIMAAECCKAEHINFMAKHARGLICMPMSRERCETLKLPLMAPRNGSGFGTKFTVSIEAAEGVTTGISAADRARTVQAAAAKDAKAEDIVSPGHIFPLMAQAGGTLARAGHTEAACDLARMAGFEPSGVICEVMNDDGTMSRRAELEAFAAEHNIKIGTIADLIHYRMIHERTVQRIAEQPLDSELGQFNLVTYRDSVEGDVHMALTLGTVCAEEPTLVRVHNMDPLRDLLMVKQPGRWSLRAAMAAVAEAGSGVVLLLGHPLDGDVLLAHIRETGDQAAPKKPTTYSIVGAGSQILRDLGVRKMRLMSAPMKFNAISGFDLEVVEYVPSE comes from the coding sequence GTGGCGCTCAATAGCATCGAAGAACTGGTTGAAGACATCCGCCAAGGCAAGATGGTCATCCTCATGGATGACGAAGACCGCGAGAACGAAGGCGACCTGATCATGGCCGCCGAATGCTGCAAGGCCGAGCACATCAACTTCATGGCCAAGCACGCCCGTGGCCTGATCTGCATGCCGATGAGCCGCGAGCGCTGCGAAACCTTGAAGTTGCCGCTGATGGCGCCGCGCAACGGTTCCGGTTTCGGCACCAAGTTCACCGTCTCGATCGAAGCCGCCGAAGGCGTGACCACCGGCATCTCCGCTGCCGACCGCGCACGCACCGTGCAGGCCGCTGCCGCGAAAGACGCCAAGGCTGAAGACATCGTCAGCCCGGGCCACATCTTCCCGCTGATGGCCCAGGCCGGTGGCACCCTGGCCCGCGCCGGTCACACCGAAGCCGCTTGCGACCTGGCGCGCATGGCCGGTTTCGAGCCAAGCGGTGTGATCTGCGAAGTGATGAACGACGACGGCACCATGTCTCGCCGCGCCGAACTCGAAGCATTCGCCGCTGAACACAACATCAAGATCGGCACCATCGCCGACCTGATTCACTACCGGATGATCCACGAACGTACCGTTCAGCGGATTGCCGAGCAGCCACTGGACAGCGAACTGGGCCAATTCAACCTGGTGACCTATCGTGATTCGGTGGAAGGCGACGTGCACATGGCCCTGACGTTGGGCACTGTCTGCGCCGAAGAGCCGACCCTGGTTCGCGTGCACAACATGGACCCGCTGCGCGACCTGCTGATGGTCAAACAACCGGGACGCTGGAGTCTGCGCGCCGCCATGGCTGCGGTTGCCGAGGCGGGCAGCGGTGTGGTGCTGTTGCTCGGTCACCCGCTCGATGGTGACGTGTTGCTGGCGCACATCCGCGAAACCGGCGATCAGGCCGCACCGAAAAAACCGACGACTTACAGCATCGTCGGTGCCGGTTCGCAGATCCTGCGCGACCTCGGTGTGCGCAAAATGCGTTTGATGTCCGCACCAATGAAATTTAATGCGATATCCGGTTTCGATCTGGAAGTTGTAGAATACGTGCCCTCCGAATAA